A single genomic interval of Macadamia integrifolia cultivar HAES 741 chromosome 6, SCU_Mint_v3, whole genome shotgun sequence harbors:
- the LOC122082149 gene encoding alpha-galactosidase mel1-like, producing MVKDGEMLRPSKRPRLPDLNDDEATGPSLSLALNSEVNHPTNDEQTCNATAVMVEDGEMINLICNNSNVLANANTDIRELSEALPAGQDADTPPRGWNSYDSFSWIISEEDFLRNAEIISHSLLAHGYKYVVVDFLWYRRNVDGSSVDSAGYDVIDEWGRVIPDPDRWPSSKGGKGFSEVAKKVHAMGLKFGIHVMRGISTQAVNANTPILDVTKGGPYEESGKQFNAHDIGRGDRACSWMSQCFTLVDTNSGAGKAFLRSLYHQYAAWGVDFVKHDCIFGDDLDVDEIRTVSEILRELDRPIVYSISPGTHATPAMAKNVNNFVNMYRITADDWDKWEDVAGHFSVSRCQRRAT from the exons ATGGTGAAAGATGGAGAGATGTTGAGGCCTAGCAAGAGACCTCGTCTTCCTGATCTCAATGATGATGAAGCAACGGGTCCTTCTCTTAGCCTGGCTTTGAATAGCGAGGTTAATCACCCaacaaatgatgaacaaacatgCAATGCTACTGCTGTAATGGTGGAAGATGGAGAGAT GATCAACTTAATATGTAATAACTCAAATGTCCTTGCAAATGCCAACACTGACATCAG GGAACTATCTGAAGCTTTGCCAGCAGGACAAGATGCAGACACCCCTCCAAGAGGCTGGAACTCATATGACTCCTTTTCTTGGATCATATCAGAAGAAGACTTCCTAAGAAATGCAGAAATCATCTCTCACAGTCTACTTGCTCATGGATATAAG TATGTTGTGGTTGATTTCCTCTGGTATAGAAGGAATGTAGATGGTTCTTCAGTAGATTCAGCTGGATATGATGTGATAGATGAATGGGGGAGAGTGATCCCTGATCCAGACAGATGGCCTTCTTCTAAGGGTGGTAAAGGGTTTTCTGAAGTAGCCAAGAAAGTTCATGCCATGGGTTTGAAGTTTGGGATTCATGTCATGAGGGGAATAAGTACACAGGCAGTCAATGCAAATACACCAATCTTGGACGTCACAAag GGAGGTCCTTACGAGGAGTCTGGTAAACAATTTAATGCTCATGATATAGGACGTGGAGACAGGGCTTGTTCTTGGATGTCACAGTGTTTCACGCTTGTAGATACCAATTCAGGAGCTGGAAAAGCCTTTTTGAGGTCATTATATCACCAGTATGCGGCATGGGGCGTGGATTTTG taAAGCATGACTGCATTTTTGGTGATGACTTGGATGTAGATGAGATAAGAACTGTGTCAGAG ATCTTGAGGGAGCTTGACCGCCCCATCGTGTATTCCATCTCTCCCGGAACCCATGCAACACCTGCCATGGCCAAGAATGTAAATAATTTCGTGAATATGTATAGGATAACTGCAGATGATTGGGATAAGTGGGAAGACGTAGCGGGACATTTCAGTGTATCAAG gTGCCAAAGAAGGGCCACATAG